The nucleotide sequence atgTTTGTTTAATAGATATCAAATCTTGTTAGCATTTTATTTAGTATTGATTTTTATTTAGctaatattaatttttatttatgcatCCTAGATAATATCATGCGCCGAGAGAAAtgatttagagatgtggagtttcAACATTCTCAGGCTTTTGATTAATCCTTGCAGTCCTAGGACCCAACAACATGAGCCCTAGTCTCAGCACGAGCTCCTACTAATTTTTCAAGCAAGAAGGTTAGTATGGATGACTTGCAGCTAGATCCAgaataatttaattaaaatattatatttttattcctattatgatttaaatattttattatatttgacCTCATATTActtaatgcatatatttaaagttaATAACACTATAAAACAACGTTAAAAGATACACAGATGATGCAAATAAGTGTCATCAGTTGATAATTAACGATGCTAATTTGCATCATTAATTAGCAATGTAAATAAGCATCATTTATTAGATCCATCCACTTTATTGCCAATCCTTGCTAAAGCGTCGTCAATTAGCGACGCCTAAATGCCTCATTCTTCTTAACGCATGATGCAAACCAAAAATGTAGTAAAATTGTTTTTTCATGACTGCACTGCCGATGCTTTTGCGACATTTTAGAAAGCGTTCGGTATCTATCAGACAACGCTTCTCTGTGTCGCCAAATACATTGAAATGTCTCAGCAATGCCAAATGTTTCTGTAGTGGCAGCACGGTCAGCTCTGATTTCATACGGCCATGGAATAACAGCAACTTGCATCGAGTGGCGTCAGAAGCCACCAACGCAAAACTAGAACAAGTTTCCAAAAGATGACCATCAACGGACGAGCAGCAATCCAGTGCCCGTCAAGATGCATGCAGGAGCGTTCGGACGTTAGCAAGTTAAAAGCATCTTGGATCGGTTCAAATGGTCCCAACAGCTACTCACTTCACTTGTGGACTAGAAGAGAAGCTCCATTCTGGGAGAATGGTCTCCAGTGGCTTGCAGGGTCTGGATGTCATCCTTGACGTAGTTATACCACGAGGTTGGCTCTATTCCAGGGGCAGGAGTAGGACGTGGCTGGGAAAAGAGTAGTCTTCTCAAAGGGAGCTTTCTAGTGGAAAATGTGGTGTGAATTGAAGCACTGACTTTTGTGAGAAATAATGTCTTGCGTTAGATCTTGGCATCTTGCTGCGCAAGTAAGCAATGGCGTCCTGAAAGCCGTGAAGAGGAGGACTCAGAGGGAGACCCCGTGACACTGATGCTGAGAGGTCGACGGGCGGAGAACCCACACGTCAAAGTCTTGCATGGCCTTTCTGAGGACGTTTGGGGTGCACATACTTATTTTGCGAGGCAAGCATATATATTAATAACAAAAGCAACTGAAATAAAAGCTTAGTTGGTGGCTTGATCCAGTGTTTCAGTACTTGATGATCCAACTTGGGGATGGAGTTTGATAGGCCAGTATTTCTAGTTGAATCATTCATTGAGATGGTTTCAACTATCGCAGATGGTGGCTTGGCATGTCTTCATGCGGACTCTTGGTAGTTCGGCAAATTTATTAAAAGATTCTAAACTTGAGTGTGTtgcaattataaaatattttccaaaaaaaatttgtttcAAAAGGTCTTGAAGAAATTTCAAGTGTTGCTGTAGTTAAttacttctttcaaaaaaataaaaaaataaaaacaaaacaaaaaactcATGTAATTAATTAGACATGTAGGTGAGATCAACCATGATCTAGCTTCTATCCTCGAGTCAAGAGAGCCAACCCAATCACAACCTTCTGGTCATGGTGTAGTCTACCATGATTGAGTAGGCCTCACACAATATGCTGTCCATATATTGTGCAGGATCTACTCAATCAAGATTATCCTGCGATACATTGATGGCTATGATTGATAGACTGGCCCTCTCTAGTCTAcactctttcttcctccttattTACCAGCCAATCGACAACTTTATTTGTTTCATTACAATGTATATGTTGGACTTCATATTTAATGAATTTCTCGGATTGCAAAGGAAAATCCTGTGTCACCTGCTATATGAGTTTTATATGACTCTTAGGATATGTTAATATGCAAACGTCAATGATCCTTTTGACTTTTATAAACTCAATCATGTTATGTTTTGGAAAAAGTACTTTCCAAGTAGCACCCAATTCAAAACTTTGCTAAAAGCAGTTCTATATGCAGTATGCACTGACTATTTGCAAGAACGTGATAATTGTGGTTTGAGCATCATCCAATTTGTGGAAGAGCTTCATGCTTCGGTAGATTCACAATAGACTGGCATAACCCAAAATGAAGATAATTGCAAGTATCCATCAGAATATAAAAGCTTTTCTAACTTAAATTCTATCCGATAAAAGATCTTTTATACATATGTACGtacgtatgtacatatatagttTGTGTGTGTGAGTGTGTGTTACACGATCATATAGTTTCGAAGCATCTTATAACAAGACTACTAGTCAAACACTACTAAGTATGCAAATCCCTACCAAGAAAATCCAATGTAAATGCATGCTGATATGCGATGTTTACCAGTGGCCATTCATTTTATGTGTGGACGAAGGTCTGAAGGTTTACATAATATGAAAATCACGAATTTTTTCTTCATAGGTTAAGAAAAAGCTAAGCAATTGCTCAGTTTTTGCTTTTTGGGAGGTTATTCTCTAACCATGACTTGCTTTTGTTTGAATTTTAAGGTCCTCTAATACTTTTCTTTCATTATCCTAGGAAAATTGAGGCTAATGAAGTTTTCCCTTAGGAACATATATAGATGTCGACACCTTTTTATTAGCTTATGCATGGATTGTAGCACGTCATTTTTTGGTCCCCTTAAGCTCGAAGTCCTACCATCAATATACTAGGAATAATTAGATAAATCTATCTATAAGAAGCCAATGCAACTTAGTCTAAACTCCAAATCTTTACATTCCACTCTAactaatataaaatttataaaagccAGACCCAAACCAACCTGATCTGACCCACTTGCAATGCTGCGATTCTAGCAAAAACTCAGCCATTTGTCTGTGgaacattttttattaaatcatACCAATGTCACGTAGCATTGCTCCAAAAAAGATGTACACGTACACTTCTGCTCATAGTCAATAAAGTATCCTAATTAGCTTTGCAAGGTCCGACACCATTACACCAGCATCAATTAATTAACACTTCCTGCGATAAAAAGAAGCTGACAAATTCCAAATCCAAATCTAACCCGAGAGTGAGGTTCAGCCGGGTTGACGACGCGGCAAACGACTCCATCAAAGATCGATCCTGGGGTCAAGTCAGGGTTAAAAAGTATCCAGGGTTTCTCGATACTCTTTTACCTTTAtaaaaattccatatttttttacTCCCCTTCTCAAGAAAAACGTTGCCtgtttttactttttatttgtAATAGGAGGAAGAATGACTCATTCTACCACTTGTAAAATAAAAGATCTTATCTTCACTTTTCAATAAGTTGCAGTGGACCTCAAGTCTTCTCTTTTTACCTTTTTATTGTGAGTGGTTGTCAAAGAGAAACACATAAGATGTTTTATAAGgtaattaattctttagggcTTGACTAATCTAAGACCTATTTAGCAGAGAAATAGTTTTTGAAAAAAGTTTCTctcgaaatattttttttgagaaaatttaGTGGAGAAATAGTTGAAGTGGACATGTGGATAAGGGACAAAAATCAATTTGGCATCCTCCTTCAGGAAGATGACAAAGTTTAAGCCAGTGATTTCAAAATTCTCTTCACATCGAGATGTTTTATACAAAGAGAAACACATAAGATGTTTTATACAACCCTCCAAACTATAGCACTTCATTCTAGGATATATGAATTATTTAGATATCAAAGTGGATTTGTAAAAAAGATTTATCAAAttgtaatattttaaaattaatataattatCATAACCAGGATTTTATTACCACACAAATTAATTATTGCCACCTCCTAGAAGACTATTTAACCTCATATTAGGCAACCGGGGTGTTTCAAATTGCATAGATTGTTGTCTATCTTCACTTTATGTGATAATATCTCTCAATGAAAGGAATGGGATTTTATTTGTGCGAAAGAACAAAACTTTCTTAAGTTCAACAAGTCCTGATATAAAGTTAGACGTTCAACATTTGTGCGGTCAAATAGTATCAATAATAATTATAGAAAAACCAATATTAAGTATTGCAGTTCttgaaaaaataatcaaattttaaataCTTAAATGGAAAGGATTTCCGATCATTATAGTTTAGAGATTTCTACTGCAGTACTATCCATCTAATTTGGACTTAATTCCactaatttattatttaaggCGTTTGCACTCCCTCACTTGACACCTACCACCTCTTAAGTAACCATTTAGATCGATCCCTTGCCCAAAACTATTTGATGCCCACTCCATCACTTGACACCAGCCTAAGTAATTAACCATTTGGATCCCTTGTCCATCACTATTTGATGCCCCATGTTTATCTTTCTCTCATTGCCTCACGCCTTCTTATATGTAATCGATCTCTCTGTTGCTATAAATctaaaatgaaaaatataaaaaaaaaagagaaaaaaaagtattATTACTTCACCTCAAAGAGTTCCCTGATTGCTAAAAACTACAGCGAGATCTGATTCAACGTGGGTTTAGAACTTATAAATTTCAACTGACCAATAGGCCTATTTTTGTCAAAATAAATTGAGGTTGCCAATTGGTTTAGTTGGTAAAGTTATTAGGTGTTGATAAAGTGATCCGGATTTGGATGTCACCCTCACTCAACTTAGACCCAGCTTTCTCCCATCCTACAtttcaaatataaaaaagtaaaaagaaaagaaaaaaataaagaaatgattCATTAAGGAGAAatgtgaaaaaaataatttataaaaaatgcatattcttctttttctcttcgatAGTGTGCAGTTGGAGGGTAATGCAAGTGAAGGGAACCGTAGTTCTTAGAGTCAAACGCTCAATTGAAGAGAAATTAGATTAAAGAATTTTTGCTCAATAAAAAAGTTGGGCTTCAAAAAGATTTTATTAATATGCAATACTTAGCCAAGTCTTATtataatatatcaaatatatatataaaatacccTAACCCCTAGTTTGGGCATTAAACTAGATACATAAATCACATTAATATTAGCAATAAAAAACAAACTAAAATTActtaatccaaaaatagaaattcTACAAAGTTCAGGGATGTttctattgaaaaatacataggaAGAATGAACAAAATTTGGTTGTCGAAGGCTTTGCTCAACTCACTAATTCTTGTGAAAATCGGGGTAGTCCAACTAATCATAGCAtctgatgggaggcaaaatgcATAGTCCTACTCTAGTGTGGAGCCACCTAATTCCGGCTTTACAGATATCAGAGCTAAGCAGGCTAGACCTCGGTCCCGCTAAGAGCCAGGCCGACCTCGGACCCTGTCGAAGGCTGAGCCGACCTCGGCCAGAGGTCAGGCTGACCTCGAACCCCgacgaaggccgagccgacctcagccCTATCAACCTTGATTCCGTCAAAGATTCTGCGGATCctcaaaataatttaaaaagatATTTTCTAAATCCTCCGCCAGCGGGATTGATCTCTGGGATTCACACCGCCTCCAGCTAATGGCCAGCTGGTCATAGTTCGGCCCTAGACTTCAAGTAACGGTCGAGACCCTCACCCTATAAAAAGAAGGTAGGCAAAGGCCCTCGGTAAGCCATTACAAGCAATAGAAAGCTATTAATAGCAATACAAAGCAATTCAAAAAAGAGGGAGTACCTTTTCAGAAACTCTGCTAACTTAACCATCGGAGGACCTTCGCCGGAATTTCCGGCCAAGGCTTTGTGCAAGTACTCCGGagcgcaggaggtggctctatTTTTCTCCATCCCGGCCGGCATCTTCTCGGCTTCCTCCGGCTTGGAcaccctcaggccaaatttcaaccacaacagCTCCTACTAGCTACCACATCAAACAGTGTGTGGATTTGGGGGATATCAATTGATACAGATGACTGACAAAGAGGCTAGTTtcaaccatttaattttatgatTTGCATGGAGGGAATATAAAATTCCTGAGCTATAGCAATTATACGCGGTTCTTTCTGAAGGATAAAGTATAATAAATGTTCATGGATCATAAAATTACgatatttcatatattttttgtGCTTGTTTCTAATGAAATTATGGGCTTCTATTGAATTCAGTCTTGAAAGTATTATTGGTCTATAAAGTACTTTGGAAGGAGTAAGACATTCCTAAGATCATGGAATAAAATGCTCCAATCCAACTAGCTTACCTCGAAAAATAGAATGTCAACCATTTTCTCGTTGTTTGATTTGTTAaaaagttttttcttttgagaaatgaaAAGACTATCATTATAATTTAGAAAATTGTAACTTTCTGTTTTagcaaaaagataaaattttcaatAAATATGAACAAACAACAATGAATAAGCATCTTTAGAAGATAATTAGCTTGGTCTTTTGCCTTGCAATGAAGCAAACATTGTGGAAAATTTAGTTTAATGAACTTATTGTGGTAGCAAATATCTGGGATGGTATGGTGCGCAAATATTTGTCTACTTTATAACTCATGCGGCAATCTCGATGCACCTGAAAATTTTTCAACATGTTCTGGTTGGGCCTCGTCGAGTAAACCCGAAAGCTGAGCTAAGCAGACCAGAAGTGGCCAAACTCTAAGGCCAACACCTCTCAGCCTACCTTAGCGACTTTGGCTACTGATCGAAGCCGAGCAAAACCATCCCTGTGAAAAAAAGCACCTCAATTATTTCATCTGAAAAGCATGTACAATTCTATCATGTGCTAGGTTGTTACAGCATATCCCCAAAATTGTTATGCCACATCAACCGTATGTTGCGGCACGACTTCAAGCTTGTTGGAATACAATTTCAGGAGATTCCAGGCTCCAGCAAAAAAGATTAGGTCCAAAATTTCtcaagagggaggaggagggaacTCATTTGAACTAGGGAAGATTTTATGTTTTTgctattctttcttcttcctttatttctATCAGAAATTTTTCTCTTATTTAAGCTTGGGTTCGGTCACAGTCAATCCGAGCTCTCATCGTCACAGATCTTCATTTATTATCTTCTAAGACCATGAAGGTGGTAGTCTCAGAGATTCTGTGTGGAAGAGTGAGAACGAAAGGGAGAGGTCATCTTGCCACGGTTGATGGTTTGCTTGCAGACGCGGTTGCCCTTGCCGGCCCCACTCCCACCCTTTAATCCTTCTCGCCAAAGGAAAAAGTCCCACGCGTTCCCTCCTCCCCACGTGCGCCCGCCACTGAGATTCCGAACGGATCGGCCCCCTCGCACGTGTCACCTCTCCCCCCACCCCGTTCCATGCATCCCTCCTCTCTTATTTCTTTATATAGTTATATATCTCCTCTCCCCTTCTCCAACGCGTGGCATCCCCTGCTCTTCTCTCTCGATCGAGCTGTATCGACACGGAGAGCCTCGCGAATTATAGGTACATGGGTCGCTCCTTCAGCGACGGCGTCGACCCCTCCGGCGCCTTCAGCGAATGCAACAGCGACCGTTCCGGCGAGTTAATCCCCGCCGCCAACAGCGTCGCCGCCCACCACCGCCTACTCATCTCCTGCGACGTCGAATACTCCGACGATGTCGTCCACGGCCTCATCTCAGACCTCGAATCCCCCTCCGTCCCCATCGAATCCCAGCGACACGCCGCCATGGTCCTCCGCCTCCTCGCTAAACACAAATCGGAGAACCGCCTTAAGATGGCCCGTGCCGGCGCCATCCGCCCCCTCGTCGCCCTCCTCTCCCACCATGACCCCCAGCTCCAGGAGCACGGCGTCACCGCCATCCTCAACCTCTCCCTCTGCGACGAGAACAAGGATCCCATCGCCGCCGCCGGCGCCATACGCCCCCTCATCCTCGCCCTCAAGACCGGTACCCCCGCGGCTCGCGAGAACGCCGCCTGCGCTCTCATCCGCCTCTCCAAGGTCGAGGAGCACAAGATCGCCATCGGCCGCGCCGGCGCAATCCCCCACCTCGTCGACCTCCTCGAGACCGGCGGCCTGAGGGGGAAGAAGGACGCCTCCACGGCGCTCTTCTTGTTGTGCTCCGCCCGGGAGAACAAGCTCCGGGCCGTCAAGGAGGGGATCGTGCGACCTCTGCTGGAGCTGATGGCGGACCCGGGGTCCGGGATGGTGGACAAGGCGGCGTACGTGCTGAACTCCGTGGTGGAGGTGGCGGAGGGGcgggcggcggcggtggaggaAGCGGCGATTCCGGTGCTCGTCGAGATGGTGGAGCTCGGCAGCCGGCGACAGAAAGAGAAGGCAACGTCGACGCTCCTCCAGATCTGCGAGGAGAGCGTCACCTACCGGACGATGGTCTCCCGGGAAGGCGCCATCCCGCCGCTCGTCGCACTCTCCCAGTCCGGCACCACCCAGCCCGAGCAGGTAACGTCTCCGTTAGCCAATTTAATACTTTCTCGCTTTCTTTGTtcgttttttatttttcatgcgCTTTAATTAATCGATTCATTGATTGATTTTATTGGGATGGAAATTGTTATAGGTGGAGGCGTTGATCGAGATGTTACGGCGGCCGAGGGCGGCGGAGGGCGGGGAAGGGCGGCAGTGGAGGGGATGAGCTCCCCGGCGGCTCGGTGGTGCCACGTGGCTGGGTACTTTAATGTAAATGTGCGACCGAGAGAGTGAGTGTACATTTCCAGAGCGCTGAAAGgactttttctttcttacttttttttttgtgtaattctgaacaaaaaagaggaggaggattcTCAAGTGAGGGTTGAAAACATTGTGAATTTGTGATACTGTTTGAGATATTTTGTTAGTTTGTGATTACTACTAgctgaaattttaaataaaaagaaaaaattgggtCGATGTATATGGTGTGCGAGGTGGGTGGGGAACGTGTCCGCATGAGAGGCGTTATGCGGGGGCTTTTAAATTGCTATAAATGACGAGGGCCAGAGCCGTAGCCTTGCCCATTACTCTGGGACTCTAAGCTTTGAATTCCTTTTTATTATCGGATGGGATGAGTGGGGGGAAGTGGAGGAGAAGCCACGTTTGAAGGAATTTATAAGGTTGATAAGATTCTAGAGACATTTATGCCACTTTTACTAGTAGCACAGGATTTCCCATTACCAAGGTGGTCGTACCTTTCTGACTCGATTGGCTATACTCGCCCGCCAGTCCGCCACGGCGCCACCGTtgtaccaacaaaaaaaaaacaaaaacaaaaaagaagaagaagaagaagaaaatgaagagtaagaaagggaaaaaaaaaaaggttgtttGTTTTTTATCTCATCACTGGGGCATGGGATTTATCCTTTCTACTCTTTGGTTGATACTGGGGCATGGTGGGACACAGTTGGCCTGGCGAGGGAGGAGCAACCGCCATGGATACTGATGGTGCGTTTGCTATCAAATATTTGATTCTGTGGTTGGTGGATACTTGGTGAGTATTCAATGGAAGGTGTTGTACGGTAGAAAGAAGTGCGCTCGGAAATATTttaccttttaatttttttgatcgTATTCGTATATGTATGATACTTCTAttttaagtaaataaataaaaaaaaggggaataGTTTAGACGTctaaatttcagatggcagctaTATATGCTTCGGCTCATAAAGGCCTGCATCTCAATTCTTTGATGCGGTTTCCTTTCAGGAGGAAGTCTCATGCATGTACGAGTATCTGAGCTACTCCAAGACTCGAATCAGGATTTTCACTCCACTTGTATTTGAGGTGGAAATCTTAAGAGATAACATCTCTCAAACCTTGGAACCACCATCCATAAACAGAGAGGTATGACTGAGTCAACACTCTGGTCTTATGCTTGGGTTGATCCCATGGCTTGAGGGGGGTCCCATGATGTTTATGTAGATCTAATGTTTTGTATGAGGGAACAACTATACTCAGATTGTCCATTAGTGAATCTGCTTTACCATTATTATTCGTTCTCAACCCTGATTTATGTGCCTAAATTATCAGGAATGGATAATCCTGATGCATTTTTTTTGTCGCATTTCTATGTTACTATACTATTCATTTCTTAGTGATTGATAGTAAGAATGGGACTTATCTATTGTCTCTTGAGAAAGTAAACATTGGTCCACTGGATCATCAGCATGCTAGATCGAGCAGGTGATCGGTGGTTTCGATCTACCATGAGACAAGGTTTAGTCTTGCTTTAGTAAGAGGGCATCACAATTTCTAGTAGGATGAGAGTAACAACTCATAGATAAGTGAAGCTAATTTGATCGATGAATACAAGTACACTCCATGGAAGTTCTTAGTACAGAGACTAGATGCTTGTCGAACTGTTGGAGATGCCTCTGCCTTGAACCAATCTCAAAAAGTTGCCCCATGTTGCTTCTTAAACTGCAATCAATTTCTGGAACCACGCTACTACCCATGTGGTAATCTTCGGTCTCCTATTCACTTGTATGTGCCAAAACATCAATCCCCACAAAATTAAATCAAGTTATTATGTGCTGACCCAAATTTCCTATTCCTGACCACACAAGAAAGCCTCAGCCAATTGGGGGCAAGCGTTGTAGAGTAGGAAGTAGGAACAATGGAGTAGTCATCTCTTTAATTATAGATTCTTGTGAGACCCACAAATCTGTTCACCCATCCATCTCAGTCTTCAGTAGTTGTTGCATCAGAATCCATGGAACGAGACGTTGTGGCTGATATTTTACACTGATGGAAGCATTCAATCCATGGTCTACTTAACCAAATCCAATGCCGAGTGGTGGGTCCCGGTCTTCTACTTTTCTGGAAAACTTGGCTCGTGACCGGGGCCTTCTTTATCAGCTTATCTTTCAACGGTAGAAAAGAAAGCAAGGCGTCTACTACCTGCCGCGGGTTTCAGCTGTGGAAAAGTAGAAGGGACCTGACAAAGTGCATGCGGACATTTCGCAGGGTCTTCGTTCTCTTGTCCTCTGTTTTGGAATATTGATACTGGGAGGCAAATATCTTCTTCTTGCAAGAAAAATGCTGAAGTCTCGTCCCTCTGGCCTTTTCAGTATGAAAGTGAAGGTCTATTTATTTCATGGTTATTAATTTAATGAGTGCGTGTCAACTATGTCGTCTCAGAGCCATTCTTTGTCTTCTCTAGTTGATGTAGATATGGCCGTCCCTTTGGCTTCATGCTCTTTGCCTGTTCAGAtcagatacatacatacatacatacatacatatatacatatatttatatacacaTGCTTCCAATTTTATTCAAGATTACGCAATTAAAGAGAATATCATATTACACCAAAGAGCAGCAAAGAACGGATGGGAAATAAGTTGAGCTGCTCATAAATAACATATCTTGAGCTGAGCTAGATTGTTTGAGGTCAACCGACAAAGAGATGATCAGCTTATATTAGTTCTAGTTCTAGAGCTTATCTAAAACTATCctcttaataatatataaaataaatatttctcaACTTTTTTACATCTTCATAGTATTTTTTATGAGATTTTATTGCTAAATGTTGGCCTAACTATTAATCTTCTCACATGCTTTTATCAAGAAGAGAGGATAACTACTCTTCATGGCTCCAAAATGAATCATGAGGCATCCAAATCAAATATCTATACTATTAAACATGTTCTATACTATTgaaaatatttagaaataaaaaataatgtgtTTTGATAGTATCTAACCCATTATTAAAATGATATGAGATCTTGTTTTGCTGTGATGCAAGTATTAAAATCTATTGATTTTTAATCTATATAGTTTAACACGTATAGCTCATGATTAATTAGGTGGATTTTCAATTTAAAttctttattatatattttaaccTACTAGCATGACGAAAATGTTCATTTTTCTGTCTACATAATACATCAATTATATTTGTCATTCATCAAAAAAACATAGCCCATTTTAATATCTAAAACTTGTGCTAAGCAAAActccaaaaatattaatatgGTGAGATGGTAATCAATATTAACTTCAAATATCAGCAAATATGGTCATCAAGAATTACATCAGGTTGACCATTTGTtatcaaaaaaaaggaggggggggggggtgtgttACTAGAACAAAATCTACTTCTCCATCATTCAAAAAAGCATAAGATAGGTCCCTTTGGCATGACTAACATTACAATTGACATTTTCAAGAGGAGCAAAAATAATGGTCCTCAGATTTTctaattcaagaaaaaaatagtttaaTACTAGAGGGACTGCCTTCATCAGGTTGTTCGAGATAATAATTTACATACACATTAACCGCTAAATGTTGTTGACGACACAGTGACAACCAAGACAAAATTTTTAACCCTATATGCCATTTCGAAAAAGAAGATAGTTCTTATTATAAGATTAAAAAGATAGGATTGAATGCATGCTCCCCTTACTCTTAAAAAAGAATCGGTGATGCCGGACCAAATTTTaaatggaagaaggagaagaggggaagagaaggaggaagaagaagagaagaaggagaagggaggagaagagaagaagaggaaacgtgggggaaagaaatctttaattcttcattaaaccCTCATCATGAGAATAGTCCCttttatatagggcccaaatacacaatttgcataaacccccttacacaacaataaatcctaataagcccacaaataacacaaataaaccacaaataagccctaaaatgcaaataaacccagaaataaaataaaccacaaataaatccctaaatgcaaataaacccagaaataaaataaaataaatatgcaaataaatgcgtctggctcaatccggaggctcaggatcatctggatgaagggctctgatgtccccatcaactcctcccgggtgagaaaaactcgaccccgtcgagtacaagtctggccggctgtcgtactgctccataagatcggggtcaaggcgctgcaactgtgctctgaaaatccacgtcacatcagactttggtcgacctttccaccgaacaaggtaacattGGTAACTACCATTCctggttgaaataacctgctcatccaatatatgttctatttgttctctacGTGCATGAGATTTAGaaggtggtggctcaacagcaggtaagaGGTCAGGGTGTCCAACATGAGTAGGTAaatcaataaaggggtcagaaggcatgaatattaaatttttgtatgggactaaatcttcaatattaaatgtcgcactaatcccatagtcatcagaaagatctacaacatatgcattcgaactggttttctttaagattttgaacggttctgcactacaaatttgcaatttcttaaatgTTTCCGAAGAAAAAcgttcaagcctaattcttatcatgacgtaatctTTTTCACTTAACTCTGTATAACGTCCGTGTAAATCAgcaagaaatttatattttaagttattaaagtgactacaattgctgatttcttgatgcaatgaatgtggatgtgatgcaat is from Phoenix dactylifera cultivar Barhee BC4 chromosome 6, palm_55x_up_171113_PBpolish2nd_filt_p, whole genome shotgun sequence and encodes:
- the LOC120111073 gene encoding U-box domain-containing protein 4-like, which encodes MGRSFSDGVDPSGAFSECNSDRSGELIPAANSVAAHHRLLISCDVEYSDDVVHGLISDLESPSVPIESQRHAAMVLRLLAKHKSENRLKMARAGAIRPLVALLSHHDPQLQEHGVTAILNLSLCDENKDPIAAAGAIRPLILALKTGTPAARENAACALIRLSKVEEHKIAIGRAGAIPHLVDLLETGGLRGKKDASTALFLLCSARENKLRAVKEGIVRPLLELMADPGSGMVDKAAYVLNSVVEVAEGRAAAVEEAAIPVLVEMVELGSRRQKEKATSTLLQICEESVTYRTMVSREGAIPPLVALSQSGTTQPEQVEALIEMLRRPRAAEGGEGRQWRG